The Meriones unguiculatus strain TT.TT164.6M chromosome 1, Bangor_MerUng_6.1, whole genome shotgun sequence genome has a segment encoding these proteins:
- the Ankrd22 gene encoding ankyrin repeat domain-containing protein 22, translated as MGILYSEPICQAAYQNDLGQVWRWAKEDNHYVDIQDGFNGDTPLICACRRGHLRIVSFLLRRNADVNLKNLKERTCLHYAVKKRFTFFDYLLIILLMPVLLIGYFLMVSKTKQNENLVRMLLDAGVEVNATDCYGCTALHYACQMKNQTVIPLLLEAHADPTIRNKHGESSLDIAQRLKFSQIVLMLKKAS; from the exons ATGGGAATCTTGTATTCTGAG CCCATCTGCCAGGCAGCCTACCAGAATGACTTGGGGCAAGTGTGGCGGTGGGCGAAAGAAGACAACCATTATGTGGACATCCAAGACGGCTTCAATGGCGATACTCCGCTCATCTGTGCCTGCAGGCGGGGGCACCTGAGAATTGTCTCCTTTCTTTTAAGAAGAAATGCCGATGTCAACCTCAAAAACTTG AAGGAGAGAACCTGCTTGCACTATGCTGTGAAGAAGAGATTTACCTTTTTTGATTATCTACTCATTATCCTTTTAATGCCTGTCTTGCTTATTGGATATTTCCTCATG GTATCAAAGACAAAGCAGAATGAGAACCTTGTACGGATGCTCCTTGATGCTGGAGTTGAAGTTAATGCTACTGACTGC TATGGCTGCACTGCTTTGCATTACGCATGCCAGATGAAGAACCAGACGGTCATCCCCCTGCTTCTGGAAGCCCATGCAGACCCCACCATAAGGAATAAG CATGGGGAGAGCTCACTGGATATCGCTCAGAGACTAAAATTTTCCCAGATTGTACTAATGCTAAAGAAAGCCTCATAG